CGATCTGGCGGAATTTCTTTCCGTCCGCAGAACCAATAACCTCATTCAGCTTTGCCCAATTATCTACTACCAGTAATAGCGTTTCTATAGATTGTAAGAGCGTTCCTATGCGTTGTTTATTAGTGGCATCTTCCCTTAGTCGAAAGGTTATTTCGTTACTAGTCTGATTATTTTGCTCATGATGTAATTTGGCTTCTGTATGTAATGTTATCAGTTCTTCAGCCGTGCGTTCTGACATCCACTCTTGTCGATGCTTATCTAGATTTTCTTCCCGCTCCGCCAATACTGATTTCGCTTGGGTTACTGCATCATCTATGGCACGTAGTTCTAAGCGCTCTTTTTCTATCCAATCCGGTGTGAAAGACAATAAGCGATCTAATTCATTTTTTGATAGACTGGCTGAATGTCGCTGATTGTAGGAATTGAGCCATTCTTGAATTTGCTGTTTAAAGGATGTTTCCTGTTCTGAATGTACAGATAGTTCTTTTTCTGTTTCTTCACACTGAGTTGTGGTACGGGTGAGACTAGCCAGCAGAATTTCTTTTTCTGATTTTTGTTGATCCAATACCTGCCGGGCTTTAATAATTGCGTCCTTGAAACCTTTTTCTATAGCTGATATAGGCGCCCCATTAAAAATAGCTTTCCTTTTCCCGGAAAGATCGTTCCATTGTTCCCGTATTTTTAATAACGCTTGCTCTTTTTGACTTGTTTCTTCTGATAGATGAATTAGTTGTTCCTGTATACCTTTCAACGTGGCAGCTAGTATTTCCTTTTGCTGTAAGCCTTCTTCTAATTGTTGGATGTTGTGTATCCACTGTGCTGCAAACTCCTGAATCTGTAGTACAAATTTATCAGCTTCTTTTTTCCATTGTTGGAACCATTGTTCAGAGGTAAAATAGACAGCTAGATTTTGCTGAAGATCTTCAAGACCAGTCTCTGCTTTTTCTCTTTCTAGTTTATGATTATCTCGTTGTTCCTCTATAGATTTCAGTGTTCTTTCAGTATCCTTTAACGCATTTGCAATGTTGACAAGTTGCTTGTCAGATTCATCAAGCATGCCTTTTTGCTTTTCCAGCTGCTCTTTCTTATTATTATAAGACAATATTGTATCCCGTAACTCACGTTGCTGGTCTTTTTCTTGTTGTAGTTTTTGGTGTAGCCATGTTGCTCTTTCGTCAAAGGCTATTGATGAAGCCGAAGCATGTATTTTAAACCGGCCCCATATGTCCTCTAACTGCTTAACAGATTTTTCCTTTAATGAAAGATCTTTCTCCTGAGTAGCTATCGTTTTATTTAATTGATCGCATACCTGCGTCAGACGGCTATGTGTAGTAAGGGTGTCTGTATAAGCTGTTTCTATTTTCTGATGGCTTATTTCCAACTCTTTAAGCACATGATCCAATTGGGTATTAAGCCCGGCATAAGGATGAGAGGTACTGCCACAAACAGGACAAGGTTCATCAGCTACCAATTTTGTACGCAAACTTTCAACGTTTTCTGCCGCAACCAGGCGGGCTTTCTCCAGCATACTTAGTGAAGTATTTCGCTGTATTACGTTAGTTTCAAGTAATGCTTTCGTATTGCCAAGTTGTTCAATATCTGCTTTTAGTTGTTTCCTGTTTTCTTCAAGTTGTTCTGTAATCTTAGTTTGTTCTGTAATAGCGCTGCTTAGTATTTTCCAGTGTGCTTCTGCTGCAATAATGTCTTCAATTGTTTCATCAAGGGCGCTTCTTTGCTGGTCTAAACTGGCAATAGAAATTACAGAAAATTCTTCTTTCTGACTTTCATATTCTTGTCTGGCCTGCTGTAATGATGTCTGAAGGGTTGCAAATTCATTGCTCAATCGCTGCCGCTCCTGCTCTTGCACCTTGATTTCTTCCTCCGCGGCCAGCACGAGAGAAAAACGGTTTTTTTGAGTTTCAAGCAGAATACCTGCATCATTCAGCTTAGATATAATAAGACTATGTTGTTCCGCAATCGGCTGGCGGGCAGTGTTGCTTTCTTTCCATTGTTGTAATTCTTTAACCTTGCTTTCTAACTGTTCCGCATCCAGTTGTTTCTGCGTAAGTTGTTGCTGCTGCTGTTGCAACTTTTGGCTCGCAGTATTAAACGTTGTTTGGGCCTGGGATGTCTGGAGTTCTTTTTCTGCCAATTGTACATCTAGTGTCTTTGCCTCATTTAAAAGTGGCAAAGCTGCCTCTTCTTCCGCTATTCTTGCTGTGAGGTTATCCTCTGTTTGTTGTAGCGTAATGTCGAGCGCATCTTTTTTTTGCTGTAATGCATTTAGCTGAACCCTAATTTGTTCCAGGCTGACTCTCTTCGCATTGATTTGACCTTGTACGGTATTTAATTGGGCAACTACCGGTTTTACAGATTGCACACTTACAATCTGCTGTAGTTGCTGTTCGCGGGGAATGGCTTCCTGCTTAACCGCAAAGGTCTGTTCACTGACAAGTTTTGCAGCGTCTAATCTGGATTGCAGGTTATTTAATTGTTCATGCCAAGAAATCTCTTTGCTTAATTCAAGTAGTAACTTTTCCTGGGCTTGTATGTCTTTTTCAACTGTGTCCTTTTGTTCTTGCAGGGAAGTTAACTCTTCACTGGTCATTGTTTGGATCCCTTCCCGTTGTGAATTGAGATCCCGTAGTTGCTGCGCCTGCTCCCTGTGCTTTTCATAAATGCGCCTGGATATTTCAGAATAGATGTGCGTACCTGTGAGTTTTTCTAAGAGTGCTGATTTTTCGTCCTTTCCTGCTTTCAGAAAGGCTGTAAAATCACCCTGTGCCAGCAATACAGAACGGGTAAATTGTTCAAAGCTTAATCCCACCAGGCGCTCAATTTCTGTCAGCAGTTCAGTTTTTCTTCCCGGAGCAGGTGAATTTGTACTGATATTTTTAAGCGCCACGTCAAAGGCCTGTAAGTTTCCATCCGCCCTGTTTCGTGCTCGTCTTACCATCCAGGTCGCGCGATAAGGCTGGTTATCTACTCCTACAAAATCAACTTCTGCAAACCCTTCTGCTGTACCATCCCGCAGTATACCACGTACATCATTCTGGCTGATGGAAGCTCCCTGTACATCGTATATGTCAACGCCACTCTCAGCTTGCTTGTATCTCGGCGTTTTGGCATAAAGTGCCAGGCACAATGCATCTAATATAGTAGACTTACCTGCCCCGGTAGGACCAGTAATAGAAAAGATTCCGGCAGAACAAAGTGGTTCCTGTGTGAAGTCAATTTCAGTAATACCTTCCAGTGAAGCAAGGTTTTTTATGCGAATGGCAAGTATTTTCATCTCGTTAATCGGTTAGGGTTGCTTCCTGAGCGATTGCATTGAACATTTCAAGCAATTCTGGTGGTACAGTATTGTTATATTTTGATTGGTATACTTTGGAGAAAACTTCCAGCGGTTGTAAGTCATTCAAATTTTGACTTGCCACCATTTCTGGTTGAGTATCAGTAGTTGTTGAACTGGCGTATCTGACATCTATTTTTGCTAAACGCACATGTTTCCCGGTCAAAGACATTTCTATTTTATGCCGGAGAGCTGGCTCAGGACCATCCAGCAGTACTCTTACTTCAAGGTAAGGTGCTGGTTCTGCCTGACTGTTGATGTTGGGCAACTGCTCTAATGCAGTAAGTACTTCAGTAAGTTTGCTATGCACTGCCGGGGAACGTAATAATGGGATTACTACTGGAACGTCGATGGGGGCTAGTGCAGTAATGTTTTCGTCGTTTAGCTCAAAAACAATTACCTGGTGTTTATAATTAATTTCGGAGAAGGACATGGGGAGCGGGCTACCGCAATAACGAACATGTTCTTTTCCTCCAATTCGCTGTGCTTTGTGAATATGCCCTAATGCTACATATTTAATATCCTCATGGAAGGCTGAAGCGGAAATACATTCCACGCCACCCATTATCAGTCTTTCCGTTTTATCCTGCTCCGTTATTTCCGCCTGTTGCGCATGTAAATGCCCCATCGCAATAATTGCTTGTCCGGGCTGTTTATTTTCAAGTGCGTATTCATAAGCGGCTTTATATAAGGCCGTAACGCCTTCTGTATAGGGATTTTCACAATCCGCAATTACCGGGTAATCTCCCATCCGCAAAAATGGTATTGCCAGGCACCATGCCTTTATATTACCTTGCTTGTCTTTTAGAGGTATAGTCAATTTTTCGTATACAAAGTTTTCTTCTGTATCCTTCTCTATTAGTCCTATGATATGTATGTTGGAGGATTCCAGCAATGGAGTGGGAGATTCTAAACGGGACGCAGAATCATGGTTCCCGGCTGTAACTACGATTTGCAATCCTGGATTGCTTTTCACAGCGCGATTTAAAAATGTATAAAACATTTTTAGCGCATTGGCAGAAGGGTTAGAGAGATCAAAAACATCTCCACTGATAAGCAATACGTCTATTTGCTCATTGGTCAGGGTTTCTACCAGCCAATTTAAAAATTGTTGATGCTCGTATGTTCGATCATACTCATGGAATAATTGGCCGATATGCCAATCGGCGGTATGCAGCAATTTCATAACATAACAATCACTTGAATGATTTAAATTAGTTTACCTGGTGTAGACGGTTCTAAGTTGTTCAATGACAACGTCACATTTGCCGATTAGCGCCGTATTATTTAAACTTTAAGGATAGGTTGAATTTTTTAGTGTTAGTTTCTACCTTAAAATTTAACTGGACCCACCTCAATAAATGCATGTGTGTGATAATAACGTTAAGAAATGTTTATCGAATTTCTTAACTATTTTTATTTTCACTCTTTGGTAACTGTATGCAAGTTATTATAATTGACAATCACTAAAAACAGGATTTTTCCCCTTCTTTGCTTTTATCATATCATCAATTCAAAATCTAAGTTTGGGAGAAACTTCTGATTTGTAGATCAAGTAGTGGTGTTCCGGCTTAATAGGCTGCATTTCCACTAACTACCTCATCAAACTGTGCATGCCGGTTTACAGCAGACGTTTACCCTATTAATCTTCTTCATCGGTTTATTTGATTTTCACTCCTGGTCACGCTTTTCAACAAGGCGCTTCAAAATCTGAGTATGCAAGGTATATAGACCATAGTACTTTTGTAATCCACTTATTTCAGCCATACCCTTTTCTTCCAGCACTTCGGATCAGGTGTCTGCACATCTCTTTTATCAAGCCGTTATTCATGTTGTTAAAAGTCTTTCCTAAGTTTTCTATTCTGAAGTAGTTCAGTAATCCTCTTAGTGCTGGAATGATGAGTTTCACAATCTTGTATAGCTGCTGGGACTTAAATTATATAAAAATTGCTCTAATCTTATTGCATATAGCTTTTATTGCTTTAGGCTGTCCCCGGAGACTAGCTTTGCCATTACGGCTCATAGGTTCCTGAAAGTGATACCAAGAATTTAATGCACTCTACCTTACCCAAATAAATACAATAAGTTTTCTCCTCATTGATCTTGACATCTAACAAGGCCAATTCTCCCGTAATCTTAGATTTACTTTTTTTCCCTGACGTATCTCCATCAGCGTGCCAACTAAGCTGGATTATCAAATCATCAGCCCAATGCGTATATTTCAGATTTGTATACGCCGCATGTGTTTTACTGACTTCTTTTGCATTTCCAATGCACTTTATCTACTTTTTAATGACTAATAATAGCAACGGATATAGAAGAAGTGTCTATACAATAGGTGAAAAAAATAATATAGAAGGAAAAGATAATAAAGCAGAAGTAGCGGAAGATTAATAAATGAAATCCTAGTATTATGCTAGGGCTTTATTTATTAATCTATTATTACCGGCTCCATAAATAGACAGAATTTGTTGTGGTCTTCCTTGTTATATGATCGTTTGCATGATTTACAGGCAATGCCTTCTTTAAAGAGTGCAATGTAGTGGATAATAGTTCATGTTGCAATTTTTTGAGTTTAATGATTTGTAAATCTAGGTAATAGTAATATTCAAAAAAATACCCACTAGTTTGTATTTTATAAATGAAATCTATAGATATGGTTCAGTGTTTTTGATCCTGTTTATAATCCCCAACGATCGACATATATTATTTCTTTTACAAGAGTTAACAGTAAAGCAATTAATCAGTTTTAACTGCTAATGATTACAGAGCGTAAATTCCAATAAAATGGTACCAATTCAATTAGGTGCTATCAATATTACCTGGGGATCCTCAGCTTCTTAAACAACAGAGATGCCAATGCAGCCACGGAATAATTGTTTAACGTGAAGATTAAATCGTTTAGAAATGCGATGAGAGGGGTTAGAGATGTAGAATTCATTCGATTCAGGTTATCCGTTACCTAAAATTTCCACACGACAATTACGACAAGCATAAAAGAAAAAAGGTTGATAATCAATAGATTATCAACCTTTCCAAGTGCCCAGTAGCGGTACATTCTCGAACCAACTGGCATTGATTATAAATAAGTTGAGTTAAATTTGACCTGAATTATTCGCCGCCAGTCAATTTTTCAATATCGTCCAGATCTTTATGTCTACCGGCAGCTTTTTTAGCTTCTATCAGATTATTTAAATGAATAAATCTGATTTCTAATCCTTCTTCATTGAAAACTTGTGCTTGTGGGTATGCATCATAAAATTCTACCCCTTTTAATTTTGTTATTATGTCAATACTAACAGGTGGACGGCCATAAGAAAAAACATCTGCTACTTCTACATCAAGAAATTTAGATTCCGTCATGTCAAATAGCGGGAGACCAAATTCGGCAAATGCTTTAACCAGTCTTTGATAATTGTCTGAGGTTCTATTAACCCAAATATCCATATCGCCAGTAACTCTTCTATAACCGTGCAGGATAACAGCATAACCTCCAACCAGAATGTATTCAACATTCTGATGATTCATTGCCTGAATAAAATCCCGGAAATCATCATTGAAAATTGTACCCATTAATGACTAAGTTTTCTGCAGGAATGGAAGGTTTTATCTAATTTTGGCTGATTGGTCATAGAAAAACCATAGGCTTGAGAGATGAGATAGTATGCCTGGCGTAATCGTTCTGGATAAGAAACGTTTTTGTTATACACATTTGCAGCATCTGCCTCTTGGAATGTCATCATCCTAAATGCAGTTCTATCGAATTTATAATCAGCCATAGTGAAATTTTGTAATAAATGTACGAATTATGATGCAAGATGTCAACCTGTATCAAAAGGAGGCGAAAAGGTTGCAGATATTGTTTATTTTTCCAATAATACTAATCGTTTGTTTATTTCTCGAATACTACAAAATTCTGCGTCCCATTTTTCACCTTCTACCAACCCAAGCCATTGTATATAACTGGCCTTTTCCGGATGTTGTTTTTTCTTTAGTATTTTCACCATTTCGTAGTAGCCGGAAATTCCACCAACGTCTTCTGGCGGACAAGCACCACCTCCATCAAGACAATAAGGAACATACATGTCTTTCTTTTCGATTTTCTCCAACAATATCTGATGGGTCCATCCATCACCAAAATCATAGATATAACAATATGTCTGGCCTGCCTTTTTGAATATTTTACTTATCCTAGTTTTTCGGGCATCAATAGTTGTTATTTCCGGATCAATATCATCTCCTGGGTAGCCATAACAAATATTGTCCATGAATCCTGATTGAGAGAATTGAAAAAGATGACTATTCTCCCATCCAAATGCACCTTGAATGGCTTTATGCAATTGGTAGAAGGTATAATCGGTAGGAACTACAATCCTTCTCCAAACTTCTGGTTCCGTTTCCTCCAATTTAATATGAAAAACATAAATCATCTCCGGACAGGTTTATCTTTAATATAATCTTTGACCAACTGATAATGGCGTTTTAACCGATTAGCATAGTCTTTGTCATTGTTCAATATATCCTGAAAAATTTCAAGGAAGCTCCCTGCAAATTTTGATTGGTTGGCAAATGTTACTAATGCTGGTCCTTTGAATTCAATGAGCATTTTATCATCTTCTTCGTTTCCCATCCATTCTTTATAATATTTGAGACTTTCCCAACCATAGGTAATTGTCGCAATTGGACTGGATGATCTTTCACTAACAATATTGATGTAAACGTTTCTGCAGTCACAATCCAGATCAGTGCAATAAAGATCAATTAATGCATAAGATCCGGCTGGAAGGCCCCATAGGTTTTTATCCATGAAAGTTAGGACCCTGGTCTCTCTATTGGCGATTTCAGGGAAATATTCACCAAAAGCGGTATGCATTGTGTTTAGTCTTGATGAACGGCAAACATCGTAAATTCTGGTTAATTCTGAAAGGATTATGTGAACTGGGTAATCATTTTACATGAAGTTAGCATATAAGGGGCTACATCTAAATATGCTGATATATAAGATTTAGAAACATGAAAATCTGACACTCACTAAATTTAAAAAGCCTTACAAATCAATTACTTGTAAGGCTTTCGTGCCCAGTAACGGTAGGTTTTCGAACCAAATACTGTTGATATTAATTAATTTACGGTTATTAAGCGCTTGAACCCACAAACAGAAATGATATATTATTTACATATTTTCATTTGCCCGTCTCTGCCATTTCGATTACACCAAATTTGCTCCGTCAAGGATAATGATTAACGTAACTTTATACTATTACGCTATATAAAGAT
This Chitinophaga sancti DNA region includes the following protein-coding sequences:
- a CDS encoding AAA family ATPase, encoding MKILAIRIKNLASLEGITEIDFTQEPLCSAGIFSITGPTGAGKSTILDALCLALYAKTPRYKQAESGVDIYDVQGASISQNDVRGILRDGTAEGFAEVDFVGVDNQPYRATWMVRRARNRADGNLQAFDVALKNISTNSPAPGRKTELLTEIERLVGLSFEQFTRSVLLAQGDFTAFLKAGKDEKSALLEKLTGTHIYSEISRRIYEKHREQAQQLRDLNSQREGIQTMTSEELTSLQEQKDTVEKDIQAQEKLLLELSKEISWHEQLNNLQSRLDAAKLVSEQTFAVKQEAIPREQQLQQIVSVQSVKPVVAQLNTVQGQINAKRVSLEQIRVQLNALQQKKDALDITLQQTEDNLTARIAEEEAALPLLNEAKTLDVQLAEKELQTSQAQTTFNTASQKLQQQQQQLTQKQLDAEQLESKVKELQQWKESNTARQPIAEQHSLIISKLNDAGILLETQKNRFSLVLAAEEEIKVQEQERQRLSNEFATLQTSLQQARQEYESQKEEFSVISIASLDQQRSALDETIEDIIAAEAHWKILSSAITEQTKITEQLEENRKQLKADIEQLGNTKALLETNVIQRNTSLSMLEKARLVAAENVESLRTKLVADEPCPVCGSTSHPYAGLNTQLDHVLKELEISHQKIETAYTDTLTTHSRLTQVCDQLNKTIATQEKDLSLKEKSVKQLEDIWGRFKIHASASSIAFDERATWLHQKLQQEKDQQRELRDTILSYNNKKEQLEKQKGMLDESDKQLVNIANALKDTERTLKSIEEQRDNHKLEREKAETGLEDLQQNLAVYFTSEQWFQQWKKEADKFVLQIQEFAAQWIHNIQQLEEGLQQKEILAATLKGIQEQLIHLSEETSQKEQALLKIREQWNDLSGKRKAIFNGAPISAIEKGFKDAIIKARQVLDQQKSEKEILLASLTRTTTQCEETEKELSVHSEQETSFKQQIQEWLNSYNQRHSASLSKNELDRLLSFTPDWIEKERLELRAIDDAVTQAKSVLAEREENLDKHRQEWMSERTAEELITLHTEAKLHHEQNNQTSNEITFRLREDATNKQRIGTLLQSIETLLLVVDNWAKLNEVIGSADGKKFRQIAQEYTLDVLLSYANVHLVILSKRYVLQRIPNSLGLQVLDQDMGDEIRTVYSLSGGESFLVSLALALGLASLSSSRMKVESLFIDEGFGSLDPATLNIAMDALERLHNQGRKVGVISHVQEMTERIPVQIRVSKQQSGKSNVEILGV
- a CDS encoding exonuclease SbcCD subunit D, with protein sequence MKLLHTADWHIGQLFHEYDRTYEHQQFLNWLVETLTNEQIDVLLISGDVFDLSNPSANALKMFYTFLNRAVKSNPGLQIVVTAGNHDSASRLESPTPLLESSNIHIIGLIEKDTEENFVYEKLTIPLKDKQGNIKAWCLAIPFLRMGDYPVIADCENPYTEGVTALYKAAYEYALENKQPGQAIIAMGHLHAQQAEITEQDKTERLIMGGVECISASAFHEDIKYVALGHIHKAQRIGGKEHVRYCGSPLPMSFSEINYKHQVIVFELNDENITALAPIDVPVVIPLLRSPAVHSKLTEVLTALEQLPNINSQAEPAPYLEVRVLLDGPEPALRHKIEMSLTGKHVRLAKIDVRYASSTTTDTQPEMVASQNLNDLQPLEVFSKVYQSKYNNTVPPELLEMFNAIAQEATLTD
- a CDS encoding DUF6036 family nucleotidyltransferase gives rise to the protein MGTIFNDDFRDFIQAMNHQNVEYILVGGYAVILHGYRRVTGDMDIWVNRTSDNYQRLVKAFAEFGLPLFDMTESKFLDVEVADVFSYGRPPVSIDIITKLKGVEFYDAYPQAQVFNEEGLEIRFIHLNNLIEAKKAAGRHKDLDDIEKLTGGE
- a CDS encoding plasmid pRiA4b ORF-3 family protein — protein: MIYVFHIKLEETEPEVWRRIVVPTDYTFYQLHKAIQGAFGWENSHLFQFSQSGFMDNICYGYPGDDIDPEITTIDARKTRISKIFKKAGQTYCYIYDFGDGWTHQILLEKIEKKDMYVPYCLDGGGACPPEDVGGISGYYEMVKILKKKQHPEKASYIQWLGLVEGEKWDAEFCSIREINKRLVLLEK